One window of the Dehalococcoidia bacterium genome contains the following:
- a CDS encoding Fic family protein, which translates to MKTVEIGKLRTQPEGFKAFIPNTFPPEGGFDFDPAILKKNTEATRLLGKLDGITRLLPDADFFLLMYLRKDAASSSQIEGTKATMVDAIEAEVKPGERASSDVDDILHYIKAVDYGLRRVTKDDFPVALRLVRELHRELMHKARSSQYSDPGEFRKSQNWINGTRPDNARFVPPPVVDMRKSLGELEAFIHTDDDIPVVIKAGIIHAQFETIHPFLDGNGRTGRMLITFYLWKEGYLEKPVLFLSSYFKRYQKLYYQKLEGYHNGKVSEWIDFFLDGVIEIANEAIDTVGKITALREKDILIIQKLGKRSSESAAAVLPKLYGQPIVNVATVQKWTGFTRAGAQTVINRLIEQGILSPKDKNKKYGQSYVYKEYLDIFVSND; encoded by the coding sequence ATGAAAACAGTTGAAATAGGCAAATTGAGAACCCAGCCGGAAGGTTTCAAAGCCTTTATCCCGAATACCTTTCCTCCCGAAGGCGGATTTGATTTCGATCCTGCTATTCTAAAGAAAAATACTGAAGCAACCCGGCTTCTAGGTAAACTGGATGGTATCACAAGGCTTCTTCCTGATGCCGATTTCTTCTTGCTTATGTATTTACGAAAAGACGCGGCTTCTTCCAGTCAGATTGAGGGAACAAAGGCAACGATGGTCGATGCAATCGAAGCGGAAGTGAAACCTGGTGAAAGAGCTTCATCCGATGTCGATGATATTCTGCACTATATAAAAGCCGTTGACTATGGACTGAGAAGAGTTACCAAAGATGATTTTCCCGTGGCGCTTAGGCTTGTGCGTGAGCTTCATAGAGAACTCATGCATAAGGCAAGATCATCTCAATATTCCGACCCGGGAGAATTCCGAAAAAGTCAGAATTGGATTAACGGCACTCGTCCTGATAATGCCCGGTTTGTTCCGCCGCCGGTTGTCGACATGCGTAAATCCCTTGGAGAACTTGAAGCGTTTATACATACGGATGACGATATACCTGTTGTGATCAAAGCCGGGATTATACATGCTCAATTTGAGACTATCCACCCGTTTCTAGACGGGAATGGACGAACGGGAAGGATGCTTATTACTTTTTATCTGTGGAAGGAAGGTTATCTGGAAAAGCCGGTGCTGTTTCTATCTTCGTATTTCAAAAGGTATCAGAAGCTTTATTATCAAAAACTTGAAGGATACCATAACGGGAAGGTTTCAGAATGGATCGATTTTTTCCTGGATGGGGTTATAGAAATAGCCAATGAAGCTATCGATACGGTAGGCAAAATTACGGCTTTGCGCGAGAAGGACATTTTGATAATCCAGAAGCTTGGCAAGCGTTCTTCCGAGAGCGCGGCGGCGGTGTTGCCGAAGTTGTACGGTCAGCCTATCGTAAATGTAGCAACCGTTCAAAAGTGGACGGGCTTCACCCGCGCCGGGGCTCAAACTGTAATTAATCGTTTAATTGAGCAAGGAATCCTTAGCCCAAAGGATAAGAACAAGAAATATGGGCAGTCATATGTATATAAAGAGTATCTGGATATATTTGTCAGCAATGATTAA